One Oncorhynchus kisutch isolate 150728-3 linkage group LG13, Okis_V2, whole genome shotgun sequence DNA window includes the following coding sequences:
- the efna4 gene encoding protein PRRC2C isoform X1 — protein MLSTLSLRLSLPLRLSLRLSISTTVSMAISVSATVSVSFSATASVSFSATVSFSATASVSFSATASVSFSATASVSFSATASVSFSATASVSFSATASVSFSATASVSFSATASVSFSATASVSFPATASVSFPATVSVSFPATVSVSFPATVSVSFPATVSVSFPATVSVSFPATVSVSFPATVSVSFPATVSVSFPATVSVSFPATVSVSFPATVSVSFPATVSVSFPATVSVSFPATVSVSFPATVSVSFPATVSLSCLFQTTNRSLNVLFRWPFPVVGDEHSNTHGDLKDRAVTEGPSATVGSKQNKQEQGTPALHSDVCSMRTVPLSLLLLLVPLLNFLSI, from the exons ATGCTTTCAACTCTATCTCTACGACTGTCTCTACCTCTACGACTGTCTCTACGACTGTCTATCTCTACGACTGTCTCTAtggctatctctgtctctgcaaCGGTCTCGGTCTCTTTCTCTGCAACGGCCTCGGTCTCTTTCTCTGCAACGGTCTCTTTCTCTGCAACGGCCTCGGTCTCTTTCTCTGCAACGGCCTCGGTCTCTTTCTCTGCAACGGCCTCGGTCTCTTTCTCTGCAACGGCCTCGGTCTCTTTCTCTGCAACGGCCTCGGTCTCTTTCTCTGCAACGGCCTCGGTCTCTTTCTCTGCAACGGCCTCGGTCTCTTTCTCTGCAACGGCCTCGGTCTCTTTCTCTGCAACGGCCTCGGTCTCTTTCCCTGCAACGGCCTCGGTCTCTTTCCCTGCAACGGTCTCGGTCTCTTTCCCTGCAACGGTCTCGGTCTCTTTCCCTGCAACGGTCTCGGTCTCTTTCCCTGCAACGGTCTCGGTCTCTTTCCCTGCAACGGTCTCGGTCTCTTTCCCTGCAACGGTCTCGGTCTCTTTCCCTGCAACGGTCTCGGTCTCTTTCCCTGCAACGGTCTCGGTCTCTTTCCCTGCAACGGTCTCGGTCTCTTTCCCTGCAACGGTCTCGGTCTCTTTCCCTGCAACGGTCTCGGTCTCTTTCCCTGCAACGGTCTCGGTCTCTTTCCCTGCAACGGTCTCGGTCTCTTTCCCTGCAACGGTCTCGGTCTCTTTCCCTGCAACGGTCTCGGTCTCTTTCCCTGCAACGGTCTCACTATCCTGTCTTTTTCAAACAACAAACCGTTCTCTGAATGTACTTTTCAGGTGGCCATTCCCTGTAGTTGGGGACGAGCACTCAAACACACACGGGGATCTGAAGGACAGAGCAGTGACAGAGGGTCCATCAG CAACCGTAGGGTCCAAGCAGAACAAGCAGGAACAAG gTACTCCAGCTCTTCACAGTGATGTGTGTTCAATGAGGAcagttcctctttctctcctcctcctccttgttcCACTCTTGAACTTCCTCTCTATCTAA